A single window of Sphaerodactylus townsendi isolate TG3544 linkage group LG03, MPM_Stown_v2.3, whole genome shotgun sequence DNA harbors:
- the SAP30L gene encoding histone deacetylase complex subunit SAP30L, whose protein sequence is MNGFSTEEDSRDGPPTTPFYGQSCCLIDDGDRCVRPAGNASFSKRIQKSISQKKLKLDIDKSVRHLYICDFHKNFIQSVRNKRKRKTSDDGGDSPEHEIDVPEVDLFQLQVNTLRRYKRHYKLQTRPGLNKAQLAETVSRHFRNIPVNEKETLAYFIYMVKSNKSRLDQKSETGKLE, encoded by the exons ATGAATGGTTTCAGCACCGAGGAAGACAGCCGGGATGGGCCTCCCACCACCCCTTTTTACGGACAGAGCTGCTGTCTCATTGACGATGGGGACCGCTGTGTCCGCCCGGCTGGCAATGCCTCCTTCAGCAAGAGGATCCAGAAGAGCATCTCCCAGAAGAAGCTGAAATTGGACATTGACAAAAGC gtGAGACATCTATATATATGTGATTTTCACAAGAACTTCATTCAGAGTGTTCGaaacaaaaggaagagaaagaccaGTGATGATGGTGGAGATTCCCCGGAACATGAGATAGATGTCCCAGAG GTTGACTTGTTTCAACTTCAGGTAAACACACTACGCCGTTATAAAAGGCATTACAAGTTGCAAACAAGACCTGGCCTCAATAAAGCTCAACTAGCAGAA ACTGTCAGTCGAcacttcaggaacatcccagtgAATGAGAAGGAGACACttgcttatttcatttatatggtGAAGAGTAACAAGAGCAGGTTGGATCAGAAGTCAGAAACTGGCAAACTAGAATGA